In one window of Culicoides brevitarsis isolate CSIRO-B50_1 unplaced genomic scaffold, AGI_CSIRO_Cbre_v1 contig_12, whole genome shotgun sequence DNA:
- the LOC134836295 gene encoding late secretory pathway protein AVL9 homolog, with product MEESNGRPVLHIFLVNFHHKRGSQIEFVYPPIKYAGQVTENVPSSWKNLPTFCLPDGAHNVSKDTVFFTLPELLNPKKSVYGVSCYRQIAVEDLKVVTEDVTRSSVQKSVCAVLQLPLFGYIEVKLSLVADVFFMDQNTDILIKTYNQLNQCLLNGGIDSPLQHLYVGLNIREIFLKWRHKLLILFKLFLLQKRVIFFGSPVRPTCELIVSIASLFPELMTKGFDEVFCVKTSRSISPIQLSSVAPNNDSLKVVHDIETNPNCITSINTCITEDDSSKVRTNNIIATPQLLQRDTSLNTLYSTLSPFYVIESKHWSAPIPIFQNGHLFCPYLSLPFMDLLQDPSVQSYVIGASNILFKQKRQLADVFVETESGRIELNDTNVGDLELRKLLELSTEDRRFIDYLLKHVQSPKEGAEGSENWLRQQFYLYTVALLRTSLCTGGSKELDQFNGHFMTIFRRTDAYDDWSSARTDSEEFFKLQPGHPFAGTLSVIDMKLRIAQSMHNSESGRKLNQAVNQTIATAKSTFSSIWNSISTTTSGSLNQEDCKTSEEVPKRGRIESCVEALAENNEEVNAINARISNDGDEVEQPRQRKESTKEELEEIIQKTADKIIEYADFDKGKGKGKVFTV from the exons ATGGAAGAATCAAACGGTAGACCAGTTCTGCACATTTTTCtggtaaattttcatcataagCGAGGATCGCAG ATTGAATTCGTTTATCCTCCAATTAAATATGCTGGCCAAGTAACTGAGAATGTCCCAAGCTCATGGAAAAATCTTCCTACTTTTTGTCTGCCAG ATGGTGCACATAATGTTTCAAAGGATACGGTTTTCTTTACATTGCCGGAACTCTTAAACCCAAAGAAAAGTGTATACGGCGTTTCTTGTTATCGTCAAATTGCAGTTGAGGACCTAAAAGTTGTTACCGAAGATGTAACGAGAAGCTCAGTTCAAAAATCAGTATGTGCCGTCTTGCAGTTGCCACTTTTTGGGTATATAGAAGTAAAATTATCTCTTGTGGCCGATGTATTTTTCATGGATCAAAACACAGATATTTTGATCAAGACGTATAACCAACTGAATCAATGTTTATTGAATGGAGGCATTGATAGTCCTCTGCAACATTTGTACGTAGGCTTGAATATTCGTGAAATATTTCTAAAGTGGCGACACAAGTTATTAATACtgtttaagctttttttattgcaaaaacgaGTAATATTTTTCGGGAGTCCCGTGAGGCCTACATGTGAACTTATCGTATCTATTGCATCATTATTTCCGGAATTGATGACCAAGGGTTTTGACGAAGTGTTTTGTGTCAAAACTAGTCGTTCGATCTCACCCATCCAATTATCTTCAGTAGCTCCAAATAATGATTCCCTCAAAGTCGTACATGACATTGAAACTAACCCAAATTGTATTACGTCTATAAATACTTGTATAACTGAGGATGATTCATCGAAAGTTCGCACAAATAATATTATCGCAACTCCACAACTGTTACAACGTGATACCAGCTTGAATACACTTTATTCTACGTTAAGTCCATTCTACGTTATTGAGTCCAAACATTGGTCTGCTCCCATTCCAATTTTTCAGAATGGTCATTTATTTTGTCCATACTTATCGCTTCCATTCATGGACTTACTACAAGATCCATCTGTGCAAAGCTATGTTATTGGAGCATCAAATATtctgtttaaacaaaaacgaCAACTAGCAGACGTGTTCGTTGAAACAGAAAGTGGAAGAATAGAATTAAATGATACCAACGTAGGAGACTTGGAACTTCGAAAGTTACTTGAATTGAGTACAGAGGATCGGCGCTTTATTGATTATCTCTTGAAGCATGTTCAAAGTCCAAAGGAAGGAGCTGAAGGCAGCGAAAATTGGCTAcgacaacaattttatttgtacaCAGTTGCTTTGCTCAGAACATCTTTATGTACtg GTGGATCAAAGGAACTAGATCAATTTAATGGacattttatgacaattttccGCCGTACAGATGCCTATGATGATTGGAGCTCAGCACGTACAGAttccgaagaattttttaaattacaaccAGGGCATCCATTTGCTGGAACTTTATCTGTAATAGACATGAAATTAAGAATTGCACA atcCATGCACAACAGTGAAAGCGGACGTAAACTTAATCAGGCTGTAAATCAGACAATAGCAACAGCCAAGTCCACATTCTCATCAATTTGGAACTCGATTTCAACGACTACATCTGGATCACTTAACCAGGAAGATTGTAAAACTTCTGAAGAGGTTCCCAAACGAGGTCGAATAGAAAGTTGCGTAGAAGCTCTCGCTGAAAACAATGAAGAAGTGAATGCGATAAACGCGAGAATTTCCAATGATGGAGATGAAGTGGAGCAACCGCGTCAACGCAAAGAATCGACGAAGGAGGAGTTGGaagaaattatacaaaaaaccgcagacaaaattattgaatatgcCGATTTTGACAAAGGAAAAGGCAAAGGAAAGGTATTTACtgtttag
- the LOC134836298 gene encoding S-phase kinase-associated protein 1-like → MPNIKLQSSDGEIFDTDVQVAKCSGTIKTMLEDLGMEDGEDEVVPLPNVNSAILRKVLQWATYHKDDPQPTEDDENKEKRTDDISSWDADFLKVDQGTLFELILAANYLDIKGLLDVTCKTVANMIKGKTPEEIRKTFNIKNDFTPAEEEQVRKENEWCEEK, encoded by the coding sequence ATGCCTAACATCAAGTTACAATCTTCTGATGGCGAAATCTTCGACACCGATGTGCAAGTAGCTAAATGCAGTGGAACAATCAAAACCATGTTGGAGGACTTGGGCATGGAAGATGGGGAAGATGAAGTAGTCCCGTTACCCAACGTGAACTCGGCTATTTTGCGCAAAGTACTACAATGGGCTACCTATCATAAGGATGATCCTCAGCCAACAGAAGACGATGAAAATAAGGAGAAACGCACTGATGACATTTCTTCCTGGGATGCTGATTTCCTAAAGGTTGATCAAGGAACATTGTTCGAATTGATTTTAGCCGCCAACTATTTGGATATCAAAGGTCTGTTGGACGTCACTTGCAAAACTGTGGCTAATATGATTAAGGGAAAAACTCCCGAGGAAATTCGAAAGACTTTCAACATCAAGAATGATTTCACACCAGCCGAAGAGGAACAAGTCCGTAAGGAGAATGAATGGTGTgaagaaaagtaa
- the LOC134836296 gene encoding ADP-dependent glucokinase-like, translating into MGIISLVTTLSIFTAFSSVVYQAYVASNELKKVTSTISSLMYTENAINAEYLKKIAVGFGGYRNIYVKFTDFLNVTETHKNDHIKNLFASFASSFSRGQGSEYIVERQTFEYLVQKAQTIQEPVILMNVGAIGIATRLAEEQQSVLLAAKISKDLYTRLNSQIQLSEEDFAVEDNVCLILEYKKDEIWGSLKSSSANSFILFSECNIAEKGSIPKFSSIVQNFIPRLIIVTGLEVFKLNINSLQTQLKNLPNSTLIHLHIPIYVANKSFLDVILTFGNSLSMNEQSLYKLQKDLNIKDSTISTETANEITRNLDIIRIVFFNLYHRQTEKNTRKLSRIHVHSISFQIIMTVKSFGWRNTKHGIVKAALRAARHSCGTETLNPGSFFINKNNEFYKSYEPPLEKIKIRENEAVSCWTENMKINFELIELEFCVVVNLICRNTMQTSGLEENVLADALILQI; encoded by the exons ATGGGGATAATATCTTTAGTTACGACTTTGAGCATATTTACTGCTTTTAGTTCCGTTGTGTATCAGGCATATGTTGCTagcaatgaattaaaaaaggtgACTTCAACCATTTCAAGTTTAATGTATACCGAGAATGCAATTAATGCtgaatatctgaaaaaaatagctGTAGGCTTTGGGGGATatagaaatatttatgttaaattcaCCGACTTTCTCAACGTTACAGAAACCCACAAAAATGACCacataaagaatttatttgcgAGCTTTGCCTCTTCATTTTCTAGAGGACAAGGATCAGA GTACATTGTGGAAAGACAAACTTTCGAGTACCTTGTACAAAAGGCTCAAACGATTCAAGAACCAGTGATATTGATGAATGTAGGAGCTATCGGGATAGCAACAAGATTGGCTGAAGAACAACAATCTGTTCTCTTAgctgcaaaaatttcaaaagacttGTATACGCGGCTTAATTCTCAAATCCAATTGTCAGAGGAAGATTTTGCGGTAGAAGATAATGTATGTCTTATATTAGAGtacaaaaaagatgaaatatgGGGTTCATTAAAGTCTTCAAGTGCCAATAGCTTTATTTTGTTTAGTGAATGTAATATTGCCGAAAAGGGTTCGATTCCCAAATTCAGCTCAatagtacaaaattttattccaagACTTATTATAGTAACTGGTTTGGAAGTGTTCAAACTTAATATTAATTCCCTACAAacacaattaaaaaacttacctaacTCAACTTTAATTCACTTGCACATACCAATTTATGTGGCGAATAAATCGTTTCTTGATGTTATACTTACTTTTGGAAATTCATTGAGCATGAATGAACAAAGCCTTTACAAACtgcaaaaagatttaaatataaaagacTCCACAATTTCAACAGAGACTGCAAATGAAATAACCCGAAATTTGGATATCATTCGGAtagtatttttcaatttgtatcATAGACAAACGGAGAAAAATACACGAAAACTGTCCCGAATTCACGTACATTCAAttagttttcaaataataatgacgGTAAAATCATTTGGTTGGCGTAATACAAAGCATGGTATAGTCAAAGCTGCACTTAGAGCTGCAAGACATAGTTGTGGGACAGAGACTTTGAATCCAGGatcgttttttattaataagaataacgaattttacaaaagttaTGAGCCACCATtggaaaagataaaaataagggAAAATGAGGCAGTATCGTGTTGGacagaaaatatgaaaatcaactttgagTTAATAGAACTTGAATTCTGTGTAGTTGTGAATTTAATTTGCAGAAATACAATGCAAACATCTGGGCTTGAGGAAAATGTTTTAGCCGATGCTTTGATTTTGCAAATATAA
- the LOC134836294 gene encoding germ cell nuclear acidic protein-like — MLSKKNTRDGSESLFSTDSSEKNSQTIERQLSHDIGDLNLAENLGSQTNEPLLLEYSSSVLDSTLSKDTSYLEYYERSVKPYCSEDSIESYREKGQGGESPEKDEILDDTKDKTLESLAETQEKTISDMHNNTFGNDILSISSETSEKIKSDSTIISLSDSDDECTKTSTQLEKVVSPLNSLNVTTSSEVDKFFNNIPLLASPQCSVYTRKFDPRYDNQSPLRGSNSIHNKKHEEEIIPESDPEPDTDSTKSNSPKKETLKSKIASSLSSCSPEITQINISANVHISIKIDNKGNSLQTDKKASVVQNENLKRKQDPKTSDQPFRAPQCGRSKEKETEKTVKNCQNEQVKLEHDSIEVDEYTSKVLDEIYGKDKWQTPQLKTKSVQRSNREKSMLDFSTFDRNANLESTRITSQKHIHNSTKVPTTNKKKVKENRAPTLSICDPETSSDNESSDESWKIESQNSTDSELTQTNKTKQKRVAPKQRVIRPPSYSDSDDDQNMNQNPTNGGKTKRKLFNPNKTYDETELDLHEQSKENKSNDMDHDINQIKDDALSFCFEFENVPKALDRIKNGKSNATPPKSLSKKINTINSENPKIRKETQTPKSSVKKLGFLQSLDVNTPEDICDPEALRFRKNYKNLKHELTDKLFALYNEHIFENELVTPCSWNKKLLTTAGRCRLSRIGGVRKAQIELSDKVLTSADRLRCTLIHEMCHAATWIFNGEDGHGKTWKAWAHKANMIFKELPLARSCHNYQIFYKYTYLCKFCKSKSQAHSKSKKVENIRCKLCHGPIEIMLNKINKEGQMVSTPVKSATGFAKFVKENYSKVKTPNVKHGEVMKTLGQDFGKLSVSQRALY; from the exons AtgttgtcaaagaaaaatacaagAGATGGAAGTGAATCATTGTTTTCAACTGATAGTTCCGAGAAAAACTCTCAAACAATTGAAAGACAACTGTCACATGATATCGGTGACTTAAATTTGGCAGAGAACTTGGGGAGTCAAACAAATGAGCCGCTCCTTTTGGAATATTCATCGAGTGTTCTCGACTCCACATTGAGTAAAGATACGTCATATTTGGAATATTATGAGAGATCAGTTAAGCCATATTGTAGTGAAGATAGCATTGAGTCTTATCGTGAAAAAGGACAAGGGGGCGAAAGTCCCGAAAAGGATGAAATATTGGATGACACTAAGGATAAAACGCTTGAAAGTTTAGCAGAAACTCAGGAAAAAACTATCTCAGATATGCATAATAACACATTTGGAAACGATATTTTATCGATTAGTAGTGAaacatcagaaaaaattaaaagcgatTCAACCATAATCAGTTTGTCAGATTCTGATGATGAGTGTACGAAAACATCAACTCAATTAGAAAAGGTTGTCTCCCCACTAAACTCTCTGAATGTCACAACTAGCTCAGAAGTagataaattctttaataatattCCACTTCTAGCCTCTCCTCAATGTAGTGTATATACTAGAAAATTTGATCCTAGATACGATAATCAAAGTCCATTAAGAGGAAGTAACTCAATTCATAACAAAAAGCACGAGGAAGAAATTATTCCAGAGAGTGATCCGGAACCAGATACTGACTCAACAAAATCTAATTCTCCCAAGAAAGAAACTCTAAAATCAAAGATTGCCTCCTCATTATCATCTTGTTCTCCGGAAATcactcaaataaatatttccgcAAACGTACATATTTCCATTAAGATCGACAATAAAGGAAATTCATTGCAAACTGATAAGAAAGCTTCTGttgttcaaaatgaaaatttaaaacgcaAACAAGATCCAAAAACAAGCGATCAGCCCTTTCGTGCCCCCCAGTGTGGAAGatcaaaagagaaagaaactGAGAAAACGgtaaaaaactgtcaaaacgAGCAAGTTAAGTTGGAACACGATTCAATAGAGGTAGACGAATATACATCTAAAGTACTTGatgaaatttatggaaaagatAAATGGCAAACACCTCAGTTAAAAACGAAATCTGTACAACGATCAAATCGCGAAAAATCTATGCTGGATTTTTCTACAT ttGACCGCAATGCTAATTTAGAGTCGACTCGAATAACTAGCCAAAAACACATACACAACTCTACAAAAgttccaacaacaaacaagaagAAAGTTAAGGAAAATCGAGCTCCAACTTTGTCTATATGCGATCCTGAAACATCATCGGACAATGAATCAAGTGACGAATCTTGGAAAATTGAATCACAAAATTCTACCGATTCGGAGTTAACCCAAACTAataagacaaaacaaaaacgggTAGCTCCAAAACAACGTGTCATCCGTCCACCCAGTTATTCAGATTCTGATGATGATCAAAATATGAATCAAAATCCTACCAATggaggaaaaacaaaaagaaagctTTTCAATCCAAACAAAACGTACGACGAAACGGAATTAGATTTGCATGAGCAatcaaaggaaaataaatcTAACGATATGGATCATGACATAAACCAAATAAAAGATGATGCTTTGTCATTTTGCTTTGAATTCGAAAATGTGCCTAAAGCATTGGATCGTATTAAAAACGGTAAAAGTAATGCAACGCCTCCAAAGTCtctatcaaagaaaattaacacAATCAATAGTGAAAATCCGAAGATCAGAAAAGAGACACAGACTCCCAAAAGCTCAGTCAAAAAACTAGGGTTCTTACAGTCGTTAGATG ttaacaCACCTGAAGATATATGCGATCCTGAAGCGTTGAGATTCcgtaaaaattacaagaaccTGAAACATGAATTGACAGACAAATTATTCGCTTTGTATAATGagcacatttttgaaaatgaattagTGACGCCGTGCAgttggaataaaaaattactaactaCTGCTGGAAGATGTCGTTTGTCAAGAATTGGTGGTGTTCGTAAAGCTCAAATCGAGCTAAGTGACAAAGTTTTAACATCAGCTGATCGTCTCAGATGTACTCTTATTCATGAAATG TGTCATGCAGCAACATGGATTTTTAATGGAGAAGACGGCCACGGAAAAACTTGGAAGGCATGGGCTCACAAagcaaatatgattttcaaagaaCTTCCGTTGGCCCGTTCTTGTCACAATTATCAGATATTCTATAAATATACGTACTTgtgtaaattttgcaaaagcaAATCGCAGGCACACTCCAAAAGCAAAAAGGTAGAGAATATCCGTTGTAAGCTTTGCCATGGACCCATTGAGATTAtgctaaacaaaattaataaagaaggCCAAATGGTATCTACACCAGTCAAAAGTGCCACCGGATTCGCGAAATTCGTCAAGGAAAACTATTCGAAAGTTAAGACACCAAACGTAAAACATGGTGAAGTCATGAAAACTTTAGGACAAGATTTTGGAAAGCTGAGTGTCTCACAAAGAGCCTTGtattaa